A stretch of the Vigna radiata var. radiata cultivar VC1973A chromosome 7, Vradiata_ver6, whole genome shotgun sequence genome encodes the following:
- the LOC106769233 gene encoding peptidyl-prolyl cis-trans isomerase CYP40 produces the protein MGRGRCFLDIGIGEELEGRIVVELYDDVTPKTAENFRALCTGEKGIGPNTGVPLHFKGSCFHRVIKGFMIQGGDISAGDGTGGESIYGVKFEDENFELKHERKGVLSMANSGPNTNGSQFFITTTRTSHLDGKHVVFGKVVKGMGVVRSIEHVATGEDDRPTLDVKIVDCGEIPEGADDGISNFFKDGDTYPDWPADLDESPNELNWWMKSVDSIKTFGNEYYRKQDYKMALRKYRKALRYLDICWEKEGIDEEISSGLRKTKSQIFTNSSASKLKLGDIKGALLDTEFAMREGDNNAKALFRQGQAYMALHDIDAAVESFKKALALEPNDAGIKKELAAARKKIADRRDLEKKAYSKMFQ, from the exons ATGGGGAGAGGAAGGTGCTTTTTGGACATCGGCATAGGGGAAGAGCTTGAAGGAAGGATAGTGGTGGAGCTTTACGATGATGTTACTCCCAAAACTGCTGAGAACTTTAGAGCTCTCTGTACTGGTGAGAAAGGCATTGGTCCAAATACAGGGGTGCCCCTTCATTTCaag GGATCTTGCTTTCATCGCGTTATTAAAGGCTTCATGATTCAAGGAGGTGATATATCTGCTGGAGATGGTACTGGAGGAGAATCTATATACGGAGTTAAGTTTGAAGATGAAAATTTTGAGTTAAAGCACGAAAGGAAAGGGGTGCTATCAATGGCAAACTCTGGTCCCAACACAAATGGTTCACAGTTTTTCATCACTACTACCCGAACTTCCCATCTAGATGGTAAGCATGTTGTATTTGGAAAAGTAGTTAAAGGAATGGGAGTCGTCCGATCGATTGAGCATGTTGCAACCGGAGAGGATGACCGTCCCACTCTTGATGTTAAAATTGTGGATTGTGGAGAAATTCCTGAAGGGGCAGATGATGGGATATCTAACTTCTTCAAAGATGGAGACACCTATCCTGATTGGCCAGCAGACCTTGATGAGAGCCCTAATGAACTTAACTGGTGGATGAAATCTGTGGACTCAATTAAAACTTTTGGCAATGAGTATTACAGG AAACAAGACTACAAAATGGCTCTAAGGAAGTACAGGAAAGCTTTACGCTACCTGGATATTTGTTGGGAAAAGGAAGGCATTGATGAGG AGATAAGTTCAGGATTGAGAAAAACGAAGTCTCAGATTTTTACAAACAGTTCT GCTTCGAAATTAAAATTAGGGGATATTAAAGGAGCATTGTTGGATACAGAATTTGCAATGCGTGAGGGAGACAACAATGCTAAAGCCTTGTTTCGCCAAGGACAG GCTTATATGGCACTCCATGACATTGATGCTGCAGTTGAAAGCTTTAAGAAGGCACTGGCCTTGGAGCCAAATGATG CTGGAATTAAAAAGGAACTTGCTGCTGCTAGGAAGAAG ATAGCTGATAGGCGTGACCTAGAGAAAAAGGCATATAGCAAGATGTTCCAATAA
- the LOC106767697 gene encoding uncharacterized protein LOC106767697: MATPFVQQPPSIEITQQAYTTHLDHGSVGPVIAVLAVITVLGVIAGMIGRLCSGRRIMGHGEFDVETWIETKCSSCVDGRIAPPPLPPPLPPEPVIQDLSSVQAPQEIKVEQHPRQNLHAHSDS; the protein is encoded by the coding sequence ATGGCGACACCTTTTGTTCAACAGCCACCATCCATAGAAATAACCCAGCAAGCATACACCACCCATTTGGATCACGGGTCGGTTGGACCTGTCATAGCTGTTCTAGCAGTCATCACCGTCTTAGGTGTCATTGCCGGCATGATTGGTAGGCTCTGTTCGGGTCGTCGGATCATGGGTCATGGAGAGTTTGATGTAGAAACTTGGATTGAGACCAAATGCTCCTCTTGTGTCGATGGCAGAATCGCACCACCTCCTCTTCCACCTCCTCTGCCGCCGGAACCTGTCATCCAGGACTTGTCATCTGTCCAAGCCCCTCAAGAGATCAAAGTAGAACAACATCCAAGGCAAAACTTACATGCCCACAGTGATAGTTAA